From Streptomyces cyaneogriseus subsp. noncyanogenus, the proteins below share one genomic window:
- a CDS encoding dihydrolipoamide acetyltransferase family protein, producing the protein MTTMTEGSVREFKMPDVGEGLTEAEILKWYVQPGDTVTDGQVVCEVETAKAAVELPIPYDGVVRELRFPEGTTVDVGTAIITVDVGGPAGPAAPEPAPAAPEGGEEPAPQGRQPVLVGYGVATSSTRRRPRKAAGAPAQEAPADQAVPAAAAAVQAELNGHGPADRRRPLAKPPVRKLAKDLGVDLATVTPTGPDGVITREDVHAAAAPQAAGQAVPQQVAAVEPAAPAPVAAPAALAPVTYDTARETRIPVKGVRKATAAAMVGSAFTAPHVTEFVTVDVTRTMKLVEELKQDKEFAGLRVNPLLLIAKALLVAVKRHPDINASWDEAAQEIVVKHYVNLGIAAATPRGLIVPNIKDAHAKTLPQLAQALGELVTTAREGKTSPAAMQGGTVTITNVGVFGVDTGTPILNPGESAILAVGAIKPQPWVHKGKVKPRQVTTLALSFDHRLVDGELGSKVLADVAAILEQPKRLITWA; encoded by the coding sequence GTGACGACGATGACGGAAGGCTCCGTGCGCGAGTTCAAGATGCCCGACGTGGGCGAGGGACTCACCGAGGCCGAGATCCTGAAGTGGTACGTCCAGCCCGGTGACACCGTCACCGACGGCCAGGTGGTGTGCGAGGTCGAGACCGCCAAGGCGGCCGTCGAGCTCCCCATCCCGTACGACGGCGTGGTCCGCGAGCTGCGCTTCCCCGAGGGCACCACGGTCGACGTGGGCACGGCGATCATCACGGTGGACGTCGGCGGCCCGGCCGGGCCCGCCGCGCCCGAGCCGGCGCCCGCCGCGCCGGAGGGGGGCGAGGAGCCCGCGCCGCAGGGCCGCCAGCCGGTCCTGGTCGGCTACGGCGTGGCCACCTCCTCGACCCGCCGCCGCCCCCGCAAGGCCGCGGGGGCCCCCGCCCAGGAGGCGCCGGCGGACCAGGCGGTCCCGGCCGCGGCGGCGGCCGTCCAGGCCGAGCTGAACGGCCACGGCCCGGCGGACCGGCGGCGTCCGCTGGCCAAGCCCCCCGTGCGCAAGCTCGCCAAGGACCTCGGCGTCGACCTGGCGACGGTCACCCCGACCGGCCCGGACGGCGTCATCACCCGCGAGGACGTCCACGCGGCGGCGGCCCCGCAGGCGGCCGGGCAGGCGGTCCCGCAGCAGGTGGCGGCGGTCGAGCCGGCCGCGCCGGCCCCGGTGGCCGCTCCGGCGGCCCTCGCGCCGGTGACGTACGACACCGCGCGCGAGACCCGTATCCCGGTCAAGGGCGTCCGCAAGGCGACGGCGGCGGCGATGGTCGGCTCCGCGTTCACCGCTCCGCACGTCACGGAGTTCGTGACGGTGGACGTGACCCGCACGATGAAGCTGGTCGAGGAGTTGAAGCAGGACAAGGAGTTCGCCGGGCTGCGGGTGAACCCGCTCCTGCTGATCGCCAAGGCCCTGCTGGTCGCCGTCAAGCGCCACCCGGACATCAACGCGTCCTGGGACGAGGCGGCCCAGGAGATCGTGGTCAAGCACTACGTCAACCTGGGCATCGCCGCCGCGACCCCCCGGGGTCTGATCGTCCCGAACATCAAGGACGCCCACGCCAAGACCCTCCCGCAACTGGCGCAGGCGCTCGGCGAGTTGGTGACCACGGCCCGGGAGGGCAAGACCTCACCGGCGGCCATGCAGGGCGGCACGGTGACCATCACCAACGTCGGCGTCTTCGGCGTCGACACCGGTACGCCGATCCTCAACCCGGGCGAGTCCGCGATCCTGGCGGTCGGCGCGATCAAGCCCCAGCCCTGGGTCCACAAGGGCAAGGTGAAGCCCCGTCAGGTCACCACCCTGGCGCTCTCCTTCGACCACCGCCTGGTCGACGGGGAACTGGGCTCCAAGGTCCTCGCCGATGTGGCGGCCATCCTGGAGCAGCCCAAGCGGCTGATCACCTGGGCGTAG
- a CDS encoding alpha-ketoacid dehydrogenase subunit beta: MAVEKMALAKAINESLRRALETDPKVLVMGEDVGKLGGVFRVTDGLQKDFGENRVIDTPLAESGIVGTAIGLALRGYRPVVEIQFDGFVFPAYDQIVTQLAKMHARSLGKVKLPVVIRIPYGGGIGAVEHHSESPEALFAHVAGLKVVSPSNASDAYWMMQQAIQSDDPVIYFEPKRRYWDKGEVSTEAIPGPLHAARVVREGTDLTLAAYGPMVKLCQEVADAAAEEGRSLEVLDLRSVSPLDFDAIQASVEKTRRLVVVHEAPVFFGSGAEIAARITERCFYHLEAPVLRVGGYHAPYPPARLEEEYLPDLDRVLDAVDRSLAY, from the coding sequence ATGGCCGTGGAGAAGATGGCCCTGGCCAAGGCGATCAACGAATCGCTGCGCCGCGCCCTGGAGACCGACCCCAAGGTCCTGGTCATGGGCGAGGACGTCGGCAAGCTCGGCGGTGTCTTCCGCGTGACGGACGGCCTCCAGAAGGACTTCGGCGAGAACCGCGTCATCGACACCCCCCTCGCCGAGTCCGGCATCGTGGGCACGGCGATCGGCCTCGCCCTGCGCGGCTACCGCCCGGTGGTGGAGATCCAGTTCGACGGGTTCGTCTTCCCGGCGTACGACCAGATCGTCACGCAGCTCGCGAAGATGCACGCCCGCTCGCTGGGCAAGGTCAAGCTCCCCGTCGTCATCCGCATCCCCTACGGCGGCGGCATCGGCGCGGTGGAACACCACTCCGAGTCCCCCGAGGCCCTCTTCGCGCACGTCGCGGGATTGAAGGTGGTCAGCCCGTCCAACGCCTCGGACGCGTACTGGATGATGCAGCAGGCCATCCAGAGCGACGACCCGGTGATCTACTTCGAGCCCAAGCGCCGCTACTGGGACAAGGGCGAGGTCAGCACCGAGGCGATCCCCGGCCCGCTGCACGCCGCGCGCGTGGTGCGCGAGGGCACCGACCTCACCCTGGCCGCCTACGGCCCGATGGTGAAGCTCTGCCAGGAGGTGGCCGACGCCGCCGCCGAGGAGGGCAGGTCCCTGGAGGTGCTCGACCTGCGCTCGGTCTCCCCGCTCGACTTCGACGCGATCCAGGCGTCGGTGGAGAAGACCCGCCGCCTGGTCGTGGTCCACGAGGCGCCGGTCTTCTTCGGCTCCGGCGCGGAGATCGCCGCCCGCATCACCGAGCGCTGCTTCTACCACCTGGAGGCCCCGGTGCTCCGGGTCGGCGGCTACCACGCCCCGTACCCGCCGGCCCGCCTGGAAGAGGAGTACCTGCCCGACCTGGACCGGGTGCTGGATGCCGTCGACCGCTCGCTGGCGTACTGA
- the pdhA gene encoding pyruvate dehydrogenase (acetyl-transferring) E1 component subunit alpha: protein MTVESTAARKPRRSAGSKAGTTGTQAAGTTGTKRTTRTAAKKTAAKSTEPELVQLLTPEGERVENAEYDAYVAGITPDELRGLYRDMVLTRRFDAEATALQRQGELGLWASLLGQEAAQIGSGRATREDDYVFPTYREHGVAWCRGVDPTNLLGMFRGVNNGGWDPNGNNFHLYTIVIGSQALHATGYAMGIAKDGADSAVIAYFGDGASSQGDVSEAFNFAAVYNAPVVFFCQNNQWAISESNEKQTRVPLYQRAQGFGFPGVRVDGNDVLATLAVTRWALERARRGEGPALIEAWTYRMGAHTTSDDPTRYRHDDERAAWEAKDPILRLRRHLEAAHHADESFFAELEAESEALGKRVREAVRAMRDPDRFAIFENVYADGHALVDEERAQFAAYQASFADAEGV, encoded by the coding sequence GTGACCGTGGAGAGCACTGCCGCGCGCAAGCCGCGACGCAGCGCCGGAAGCAAGGCCGGAACGACCGGTACGCAGGCGGCCGGCACCACCGGCACCAAGCGCACCACCCGCACCGCTGCCAAGAAAACCGCCGCAAAGAGCACCGAGCCCGAACTCGTCCAGTTGCTGACGCCCGAGGGCGAGCGCGTCGAGAACGCCGAGTACGACGCGTACGTCGCCGGCATCACCCCCGACGAGCTGCGCGGCCTGTACCGCGACATGGTGCTCACCCGGCGCTTCGACGCCGAGGCCACCGCTCTGCAACGCCAGGGCGAGCTCGGCCTGTGGGCCTCCCTGCTGGGGCAGGAGGCCGCCCAGATCGGCTCCGGCCGCGCCACCCGGGAGGACGACTACGTCTTCCCCACCTACCGCGAGCACGGCGTCGCCTGGTGCCGCGGGGTCGACCCGACCAACCTGCTCGGCATGTTCCGCGGCGTGAACAACGGCGGCTGGGACCCCAACGGGAACAACTTCCACCTCTACACGATCGTCATCGGCTCGCAGGCGCTGCACGCCACCGGCTACGCCATGGGCATCGCCAAGGACGGCGCGGACTCGGCCGTGATCGCCTACTTCGGCGACGGCGCCTCCAGCCAGGGCGACGTGAGCGAGGCGTTCAACTTCGCCGCGGTCTACAACGCCCCGGTGGTCTTCTTCTGCCAGAACAACCAGTGGGCGATCTCGGAGTCCAACGAGAAGCAGACCCGGGTGCCGCTCTACCAGCGCGCGCAGGGCTTCGGCTTCCCCGGCGTCCGCGTCGACGGCAACGACGTCCTGGCCACGCTCGCCGTCACCCGCTGGGCGCTGGAGCGGGCCCGGCGCGGCGAGGGCCCGGCGCTGATCGAGGCGTGGACGTACCGCATGGGCGCCCACACCACCTCCGACGACCCCACCCGCTACCGCCACGACGACGAGCGGGCCGCCTGGGAGGCGAAGGACCCGATCCTGCGCCTGCGCCGCCACCTGGAAGCCGCCCACCACGCGGACGAGAGCTTCTTCGCGGAACTGGAAGCCGAGAGCGAGGCGTTGGGCAAACGGGTGCGTGAAGCGGTCCGCGCCATGCGGGACCCGGACCGGTTCGCCATCTTCGAGAACGTGTACGCGGACGGGCACGCGCTCGTCGACGAGGAGCGGGCGCAGTTCGCCGCCTACCAGGCGTCGTTCGCCGACGCAGAGGGGGTCTGA
- a CDS encoding response regulator has translation MREEGQIRVFLLDDHEVVRRGVHDLLAGEDDIEVVGEAGTAADALARIPATRPDVAVLDVRLPDGSGVEVCRDVRSLDESIRCLMLTSFSDDEALFDAIMAGASGYVLKDIRGGELLTAVRDVAAGKSLLDPVATARVLERLREGGPRTDDRLAHLTEQERRILELIGEGLTNRAIGERLHLAEKTIKNYVSSLLSKLGMQRRSQAAAYVARMQAEER, from the coding sequence GTGCGTGAAGAAGGACAAATCCGGGTATTTCTTCTCGATGACCACGAGGTCGTCCGCCGGGGCGTCCACGACCTGCTCGCGGGCGAGGACGACATCGAGGTGGTCGGCGAGGCCGGTACGGCGGCCGACGCGCTGGCCCGGATCCCGGCCACCCGCCCGGACGTGGCGGTGCTCGACGTCCGCCTCCCGGACGGCAGCGGCGTGGAGGTGTGCCGCGACGTCCGCTCCCTGGACGAGTCGATCCGGTGCCTGATGCTGACCTCCTTCTCCGACGACGAGGCGCTCTTCGACGCGATCATGGCGGGTGCGTCCGGTTATGTCCTGAAGGACATCCGGGGCGGTGAGCTGCTGACCGCCGTGCGCGACGTCGCCGCGGGAAAGTCGCTGCTCGATCCGGTGGCCACCGCGCGCGTGCTGGAGCGGCTGCGCGAGGGCGGCCCCCGCACCGACGACCGGCTCGCGCACCTCACCGAGCAGGAGCGCCGCATCCTGGAGCTGATCGGGGAGGGCCTGACCAACCGCGCGATCGGCGAGCGGCTGCACCTGGCCGAGAAGACCATCAAGAATTACGTCTCCAGCCTGCTGTCCAAACTCGGAATGCAGCGGCGTTCCCAGGCGGCGGCCTACGTGGCGCGGATGCAGGCCGAGGAGCGCTGA
- a CDS encoding Lpp-LpqN domain-containing protein, producing the protein MPSPSDPQLALGLLARTCHGRAATSMRALPFLAFARHIVVDGRVLLRMPGNCGYQQACAGSVVAYGTDNLSSARPGESVWTVQVVGWCEAYEPTAAELELFGPAPARVDGVPFAPVYLSVEPQFGVVHGVDDGPGRRARAAA; encoded by the coding sequence ATGCCCTCCCCCTCCGACCCGCAGCTCGCGCTGGGCCTGCTGGCGCGCACCTGCCACGGACGGGCCGCCACGAGCATGCGCGCCCTTCCGTTCCTCGCCTTCGCGCGCCACATCGTGGTCGACGGCCGCGTCCTGCTGCGCATGCCCGGGAACTGCGGCTACCAGCAGGCGTGCGCCGGCAGTGTCGTCGCCTACGGCACCGACAACCTGAGCTCCGCCCGGCCGGGCGAGAGCGTGTGGACCGTGCAGGTCGTGGGCTGGTGCGAGGCGTACGAGCCGACCGCGGCCGAGCTGGAGCTGTTCGGGCCGGCCCCGGCCCGGGTGGACGGCGTGCCCTTCGCACCGGTCTACCTGAGCGTCGAGCCGCAGTTCGGGGTGGTGCACGGCGTGGACGACGGGCCGGGGCGTCGGGCGCGGGCCGCCGCGTGA
- a CDS encoding protein kinase domain-containing protein: MAQQQRAQGPSDPEATGGGMSDAPETWGNGGLVGDGRYRLTHRLGRGGMAEVFAAEDVRLGRTVAVKLLRADLAEDPVSKARFTREAQSVAGLNHHAIVAVYDSGEDFVGGQSVPYIVMELVEGRTIRDLLMNAEAPGPEQALIIVSGVLEALAYSHQHGIVHRDIKPANVIITHNGAVKVMDFGIARALHGASTTMTQTGMVMGTPQYLSPEQALGKAVDHRSDLYATGCLLYELLALRPPFTGETPLSVVYQHVQDIPTPPSEAFDGCPPELDGLVMRSLAKEPDDRFQTAEEMRGLVQYALQMLYEQGGHSGTWNTGPVGMHEGRHAPAAGLAGTTVLPHSDHGSGTTQIPQPILPTGYGNDDGGFEGHGNRGSGRGKLWILAVLAVIAIVAGAALAINTTRDDKGEKPGPSTSPSATQSTEEDKPSETPSDGATQDTSDPGTDPGTGGGDGDSGWTQPTAPSYTPSYTPTQEPTQEPTGGESPPPATTEPTDDQPTDGQPTGGASEPTSGDGGDDGGTVTGGPVVDPQIGGSG, encoded by the coding sequence ATGGCACAGCAGCAGCGCGCTCAGGGCCCGTCCGACCCCGAGGCGACTGGCGGCGGTATGTCAGACGCGCCGGAGACCTGGGGCAACGGCGGGCTGGTCGGCGACGGCCGGTACCGGCTGACGCACCGGCTCGGACGGGGCGGCATGGCCGAGGTGTTCGCCGCGGAGGACGTACGTCTCGGGCGCACCGTGGCGGTCAAGCTGCTGCGGGCCGACCTGGCGGAGGACCCCGTCTCCAAGGCCCGCTTCACGCGCGAGGCGCAGTCGGTGGCCGGACTCAACCACCACGCGATCGTCGCCGTGTACGACTCCGGCGAGGACTTCGTCGGCGGCCAGTCCGTGCCGTACATCGTCATGGAGCTGGTCGAGGGCCGCACCATCCGCGACCTGCTGATGAACGCCGAGGCCCCGGGCCCGGAGCAGGCGCTGATCATCGTCTCGGGCGTCCTGGAGGCGCTGGCCTACTCGCACCAGCACGGCATCGTGCACCGCGACATCAAGCCGGCCAACGTCATCATCACGCACAACGGCGCCGTGAAGGTGATGGACTTCGGCATCGCCCGCGCCCTGCACGGGGCGTCCACCACCATGACGCAGACCGGCATGGTCATGGGCACCCCGCAGTACCTCTCGCCGGAGCAGGCCCTCGGCAAGGCCGTCGACCACCGGTCCGACCTGTACGCCACCGGCTGCCTGCTGTACGAACTGCTCGCGCTGCGCCCGCCGTTCACCGGCGAGACCCCGCTGTCGGTGGTCTACCAGCACGTCCAGGACATCCCGACGCCTCCCTCCGAGGCGTTTGACGGCTGCCCGCCGGAGCTGGACGGCCTGGTCATGCGCTCGCTGGCCAAGGAGCCCGACGACCGCTTCCAGACCGCGGAGGAGATGCGCGGGCTGGTCCAGTACGCGCTCCAGATGCTCTACGAGCAGGGCGGGCACTCCGGCACCTGGAACACCGGGCCGGTCGGCATGCACGAGGGCCGCCACGCCCCCGCGGCCGGGCTCGCGGGCACGACCGTGCTGCCGCACTCCGACCACGGCTCCGGCACCACGCAGATCCCGCAGCCGATCCTGCCCACCGGGTACGGCAACGACGACGGCGGCTTCGAGGGGCACGGCAACCGCGGCAGCGGCCGGGGCAAGCTGTGGATCCTCGCCGTGCTCGCGGTGATCGCGATCGTGGCCGGGGCCGCGCTGGCGATCAACACCACCCGGGACGACAAGGGTGAGAAGCCCGGCCCGAGCACGTCCCCCAGTGCCACGCAGAGCACCGAGGAGGACAAGCCCAGCGAGACGCCGAGCGACGGCGCCACGCAGGACACCAGCGACCCGGGCACCGACCCGGGCACCGGCGGCGGTGACGGCGACTCGGGCTGGACCCAGCCGACCGCGCCCTCCTACACCCCGTCGTACACGCCGACCCAGGAACCGACGCAGGAGCCCACGGGCGGTGAGTCGCCGCCCCCCGCCACGACGGAGCCCACGGACGACCAGCCGACCGACGGACAGCCCACCGGCGGCGCCTCGGAGCCGACGAGCGGCGACGGCGGTGACGACGGCGGCACGGTGACCGGTGGCCCCGTCGTGGACCCGCAGATCGGCGGCAGCGGCTGA
- a CDS encoding bacterial proteasome activator family protein, with amino-acid sequence MEMPRNDRSPENPQILVVGQDGMALSGGGGGDEDARETPVTEQVEQPAKVMRIGSMIKQLLEEVRAAPLDEASRNRLKEIHASSVKELEDGLAPELVEELERLSLPFTDEGTPSDAELRIAQAQLVGWLEGLFHGIQTTLFAQQMAARAQLEQMRRALPAGLGHDGGEEGLAGGRSGGPYL; translated from the coding sequence ATGGAGATGCCGAGGAACGACAGGTCACCGGAGAACCCCCAGATCCTGGTCGTCGGCCAGGACGGCATGGCCCTCAGCGGTGGTGGCGGCGGAGACGAGGACGCGCGTGAGACCCCGGTGACGGAGCAGGTGGAGCAGCCTGCCAAGGTCATGCGGATCGGCAGCATGATCAAGCAGCTCCTGGAGGAGGTGCGCGCCGCTCCCCTGGACGAGGCGAGCCGGAACCGGCTCAAGGAGATCCACGCCAGCTCGGTGAAGGAGCTGGAGGACGGCCTGGCCCCCGAGCTGGTGGAGGAGCTGGAGCGGCTCTCCCTGCCCTTCACGGACGAGGGCACCCCGAGCGACGCGGAGCTGCGGATCGCCCAGGCGCAGTTGGTCGGGTGGCTGGAGGGCCTCTTCCACGGCATCCAGACCACGCTGTTCGCCCAGCAGATGGCCGCCCGCGCGCAGCTCGAGCAGATGCGCCGCGCGCTGCCGGCGGGGCTCGGTCACGACGGCGGCGAGGAGGGCCTCGCGGGCGGCCGCTCGGGCGGCCCGTACCTGTAA